A section of the Gemmatimonadota bacterium genome encodes:
- a CDS encoding xanthine dehydrogenase family protein molybdopterin-binding subunit, translating into MSVQRVSRRDFVKWTGTASAGLALGVHVPFGQRGLEAAVAAEVFKPNAFVAVEPNGLVRIWIKHVEMGQGIDTALPMIIADELDAEWDRLEIVRPVADPALGRQMTAGSGSIRNGWEEMRRAGASARAMLVEAAARRWGVDASTLRTGPGRVLHPDGRALAYGDLAEEAAALPVPAEPPLKDPADFRIIGTPVPRTDTRAKVTGEARFGIDTRVPGMKFATVVHCPHFGGTVGRVDDAAARAVPGVVDVFRVSNGVAVVADHTWAAFQGARALEVEWVGGFRGSSASIADEHAVKLRDGPVRVSEDQGDAEGVLARAERVIEATYSVPYLAHACMEPMNCAVHVREDACELWVPTQNPGGARSTAARLTGLPEEAVTAHITFLGGGFGRRGEDDFVTDAVEVAMQAGVPVLTTWTREEDMQHDFYRPAATSRFRAALDARGEPVAWSNRIVCASIIGRGRPLPEGRVDFTAVEGAANLPYHVPNRKVEWAEADASVPVGWWRSVGSSHNAFHTESFIDELAHAAGKDPYLYRRQLAAEHPRHVGVLASVAERARYGVGVPAGRAHGIAVAECFGSYVAQVAEVSLDDAARPVVHKVWCVVDCGRYVNPDTVRAQMEGAIVYGLSAALHEAITLEDGRVVQSNFDDFDALRLREMPEIDVHILESNEAPGGVGEPGTPPIAPAVTNALFALTGVRVRTLPIPQDAFQQARQG; encoded by the coding sequence ATGAGCGTGCAACGCGTCTCCCGCCGCGACTTCGTGAAGTGGACCGGAACGGCCAGCGCCGGGCTCGCGCTCGGCGTGCATGTGCCGTTCGGCCAGCGTGGGCTCGAGGCGGCCGTGGCCGCCGAGGTCTTCAAGCCCAACGCCTTCGTGGCCGTCGAGCCGAACGGGCTCGTGCGCATCTGGATCAAGCACGTGGAGATGGGTCAGGGCATCGACACGGCGTTGCCCATGATCATCGCGGACGAGCTGGACGCGGAATGGGACCGGTTGGAGATCGTGCGGCCGGTCGCCGATCCGGCGCTCGGCCGGCAGATGACGGCCGGGAGCGGCTCCATCCGCAACGGTTGGGAGGAGATGCGCCGTGCGGGCGCCTCCGCGCGCGCCATGCTGGTCGAGGCCGCGGCGCGGCGGTGGGGGGTGGACGCCTCCACGCTCCGGACCGGGCCGGGCCGCGTGCTGCATCCGGACGGCCGTGCCCTCGCCTATGGAGACCTGGCGGAGGAGGCCGCGGCGCTGCCGGTGCCCGCCGAGCCCCCGCTCAAGGATCCTGCGGACTTCCGGATCATCGGGACGCCGGTGCCGCGCACGGACACGCGCGCCAAGGTCACCGGCGAAGCCCGCTTCGGGATCGACACGCGTGTGCCCGGGATGAAGTTCGCGACCGTGGTCCACTGCCCCCACTTCGGCGGCACGGTGGGTCGCGTGGACGACGCGGCCGCCCGGGCCGTGCCCGGCGTGGTGGACGTCTTCCGCGTGAGCAACGGCGTGGCGGTGGTGGCCGACCACACCTGGGCCGCCTTCCAGGGCGCTCGCGCGCTGGAGGTGGAGTGGGTGGGCGGATTCCGGGGCAGCAGCGCCAGCATCGCCGACGAGCATGCGGTCAAGCTGCGGGACGGCCCGGTCCGCGTGTCGGAGGACCAAGGAGATGCCGAAGGCGTGCTGGCGCGCGCGGAACGGGTCATCGAGGCCACCTACTCGGTGCCCTACCTCGCGCATGCCTGCATGGAGCCCATGAACTGCGCCGTGCATGTGCGGGAAGACGCGTGCGAGCTGTGGGTGCCCACGCAGAACCCGGGAGGCGCCCGCAGCACGGCGGCCCGTCTGACGGGATTGCCCGAAGAGGCCGTGACGGCCCACATCACGTTCCTGGGCGGCGGGTTCGGTCGCCGCGGCGAGGACGACTTCGTCACCGACGCGGTGGAGGTGGCCATGCAGGCCGGCGTGCCGGTGCTGACCACGTGGACCCGCGAAGAGGACATGCAGCACGATTTCTACCGCCCGGCTGCCACCAGCCGCTTCCGCGCGGCCCTGGACGCACGTGGTGAGCCGGTCGCCTGGAGCAACCGCATCGTGTGCGCGTCCATCATCGGGCGCGGGCGGCCGTTGCCGGAGGGACGCGTGGACTTCACGGCGGTCGAGGGCGCGGCCAACCTGCCCTACCACGTGCCGAACCGGAAGGTGGAGTGGGCGGAAGCCGACGCCTCGGTCCCGGTGGGCTGGTGGCGTTCCGTGGGCAGCTCCCACAACGCCTTCCACACCGAGAGCTTCATCGACGAGCTGGCGCATGCGGCCGGGAAGGACCCGTATCTCTATCGCCGCCAACTGGCCGCGGAGCACCCGCGCCATGTGGGCGTGCTGGCGTCGGTGGCCGAACGGGCGCGCTACGGCGTGGGGGTGCCGGCCGGCCGGGCGCACGGCATCGCGGTGGCCGAGTGCTTCGGCAGCTATGTGGCCCAGGTGGCGGAGGTGTCCCTGGACGATGCGGCCCGCCCCGTGGTGCACAAGGTGTGGTGCGTCGTGGACTGCGGGCGCTACGTCAATCCCGACACGGTGCGCGCCCAGATGGAAGGCGCCATCGTGTATGGCCTTTCCGCCGCTCTGCACGAGGCCATCACGCTGGAGGACGGCCGGGTGGTGCAGAGCAACTTCGACGACTTCGACGCGCTGCGGCTGCGCGAGATGCCCGAGATCGACGTGCATATCCTGGAATCGAACGAAGCGCCTGGCGGAGTCGGCGAGCCCGGCACGCCGCCGATCGCGCCGGCGGTGACGAACGCGCTCTTCGCCCTGACCGGGGTGCGCGTGCGCACGCTCCCGATCCCGCAGGATGCGTTCCAGCAGGCGAGGCAGGGATGA
- a CDS encoding D-aminoacylase has product MKRREFVERSTVLGAGALVGLPGAPFVPRRPRADLVLRNATLVDGTGRAAYEGDVAVTGDRIEAVGRVDGRGSEEIDLRGLVLAPGFVDIHSHADLSLFTNPKAESRIRQGVTLEVTGQDGGSMGPWSAAERTRIRESYGALADFSDVGGFLDAIDRLRPAVNVATMVGQGTIRGHVVGFRDRPANDGEIRLMRQLVREAVAGGAVGLSSGLEYTPGSFAPAEEIAELASELKGTGYPYASHMRNEDDRVLAALEECIQIGLRAGVPVQVSHLKAMGERNWWKADAALDMLRHAGASGVDVHFDRYPYVAYQTGLQNLFPASMRSGGTRAFLDRLVAAGEKEALERAARDKIAMLGSWDAVQIVSANSAKYGNLRGQRLGKAAQAAGVDPYQLTVELLRDNGGSVSMIGFGMSEENTEKLLAHPLGMICSDGGSYAPYGVLSRSSPHPRTYGSFPRVLGYYVRERRALTLESAVRKMTSMPARKLRISERGQLEPGFYADLVAFDPDTVMDGATFEDPHQYPVGIPLVIVNGVITLRDGEHTGSLAGRAVRGAAAAR; this is encoded by the coding sequence TTGAAGCGGCGGGAGTTCGTGGAGCGCAGCACCGTGCTGGGCGCCGGCGCCCTGGTGGGCCTGCCGGGTGCGCCGTTCGTGCCGCGCCGGCCGCGCGCCGACCTGGTGCTGCGCAACGCCACGCTGGTGGACGGCACGGGGCGCGCGGCCTATGAAGGGGACGTGGCCGTCACCGGGGACCGCATCGAGGCCGTGGGTCGGGTGGACGGACGGGGCTCGGAGGAGATCGACCTGCGGGGCCTGGTGCTGGCGCCGGGCTTCGTGGACATCCACTCGCACGCCGACCTGTCGCTCTTCACCAACCCCAAGGCGGAGAGTCGCATCCGGCAGGGCGTGACGCTGGAGGTCACGGGGCAGGATGGCGGCTCCATGGGGCCCTGGTCGGCCGCGGAGCGCACCCGGATCCGCGAGAGCTACGGCGCGCTGGCCGACTTCTCCGACGTGGGAGGCTTCCTGGACGCCATCGACCGGCTACGGCCGGCCGTGAACGTGGCCACCATGGTGGGGCAGGGCACCATCCGGGGCCACGTGGTGGGCTTCCGGGACCGGCCTGCCAACGACGGTGAGATCCGCCTCATGCGTCAGCTCGTCCGCGAAGCGGTGGCGGGCGGAGCCGTGGGGCTGTCGTCCGGGCTGGAGTACACACCGGGCAGCTTCGCCCCCGCGGAGGAGATCGCCGAGCTCGCCTCCGAGCTGAAGGGAACCGGCTATCCCTACGCCAGCCACATGCGCAACGAGGACGACCGCGTCCTCGCCGCGCTGGAGGAATGCATCCAGATCGGGCTGCGGGCCGGTGTGCCGGTGCAGGTGTCGCACCTGAAGGCCATGGGCGAGCGCAACTGGTGGAAGGCGGACGCCGCGCTCGACATGCTGCGCCACGCGGGCGCCTCGGGGGTGGACGTCCACTTCGACCGCTATCCGTACGTCGCCTACCAGACGGGGCTGCAAAACCTGTTTCCCGCCTCCATGCGCTCCGGCGGCACGCGCGCCTTCCTGGACCGGCTGGTGGCCGCCGGGGAGAAGGAGGCGCTGGAGCGGGCGGCGCGCGACAAGATCGCGATGCTGGGTTCGTGGGACGCCGTGCAGATCGTCTCGGCCAACTCCGCGAAGTACGGCAACCTGCGGGGACAGCGGCTGGGCAAGGCCGCACAGGCCGCGGGCGTCGATCCCTATCAGCTCACGGTGGAGCTCCTGCGCGACAACGGCGGGAGCGTGAGCATGATCGGCTTCGGCATGTCCGAGGAGAACACGGAGAAGCTCCTCGCGCACCCGCTGGGCATGATCTGCTCCGACGGTGGGAGCTACGCGCCCTACGGAGTGCTGTCGCGCTCCTCGCCCCATCCGCGCACGTACGGCAGCTTCCCCCGCGTGCTGGGCTACTATGTGCGCGAGCGGCGGGCGCTGACGCTGGAGAGCGCGGTGCGCAAGATGACGTCGATGCCCGCGCGCAAGCTGCGCATCTCCGAGCGCGGCCAGTTGGAGCCCGGCTTCTACGCCGACCTGGTCGCGTTCGACCCGGACACGGTCATGGACGGCGCCACCTTCGAGGACCCCCACCAGTATCCGGTCGGCATCCCGCTCGTGATCGTCAACGGCGTGATCACCCTCCGGGACGGCGAGCACACCGGCTCGTTGGCGGGACGCGCCGTGCGCGGGGCGGCGGCGGCCCGGTGA
- a CDS encoding transglutaminaseTgpA domain-containing protein, whose product MTLARLHRRLVVTAALFALLSYAGGVGFVWPSGWLAAAILGLVLIWQPGPALGRRVEQVWLPIALLLVARALFEAFVLRGDLVLPVVDLLLLLLVAEALRPLETPNDARLYALVFALLLASTAYRPGPVFAFAFLGGAVTLVPALVLGHLEREARRHGGTPPRRLPGLAGPALGAACFVVVFAVFVFAAFPRVSRDFPGRDPTSGTPVAGFADQVTLGTHGATIGPNPEVVLRVEFPGGGPPPASALYWRGRSYDRFDGTRWSRTRGLRPAAAPREWYRTRWPGPEVEQRIYAARLDSRVLPALHPVMSVYSTSTINPLLDTAGDLLYWGAGEPVYTALSRLEIPDADSLRVADGRFVPGGRAFLQLPPLEIDIVRLADSLGSSAPTRYDRAVAIRDWFHREFTYTRELPATAQQATLEYFLFERRAGHCEYFSTGMVVLLRALGIEAREVNGFLGGEWNGFGRYLAVTQNEAHSWVEVWFPGFGWVPFDPTPSSVAGSAVGAGANWPGRLLLDGLRHRWNKWVLDYGPERQGDLLDRLRGEEPPVEPGTPAPPRGPQRAPLILLVATVAVILTWMVLQRGGGPRLRPESRTFLRLRRAYARSGVEGADTLGPQALSSRLQAEAAPHAAEAGALLALYQRVRWGSTPAPEERERFRIGVAALVRRLLRDRWRRLLLRRSG is encoded by the coding sequence GTGACGTTGGCGCGCCTCCACCGTCGTCTGGTGGTCACGGCCGCGCTCTTCGCGCTGCTCTCCTACGCCGGGGGGGTCGGGTTCGTCTGGCCCAGCGGCTGGCTCGCGGCCGCCATCCTGGGCCTGGTCCTGATCTGGCAGCCCGGCCCCGCGCTGGGGCGCCGGGTGGAGCAGGTGTGGCTGCCCATCGCCCTGCTGCTGGTGGCGCGCGCGCTGTTCGAGGCCTTCGTGCTGCGCGGCGACCTCGTCCTCCCGGTGGTGGACCTGCTGCTGCTCCTGCTGGTGGCCGAGGCGCTCCGCCCGCTCGAGACCCCCAACGATGCCCGCCTGTACGCGCTGGTCTTCGCGCTGCTGCTGGCCTCGACGGCGTACCGACCCGGGCCGGTGTTCGCGTTCGCCTTCCTGGGCGGCGCCGTCACCCTGGTCCCCGCCCTGGTGCTCGGGCACCTGGAGCGTGAGGCCCGGCGCCACGGCGGCACCCCGCCCCGTCGTCTTCCCGGGCTGGCCGGCCCCGCGCTGGGCGCCGCCTGCTTCGTGGTGGTCTTCGCCGTGTTCGTCTTCGCGGCCTTCCCGCGGGTCTCGCGGGACTTCCCCGGCCGGGACCCCACCAGCGGGACACCGGTCGCGGGCTTCGCCGATCAGGTGACGCTCGGCACCCACGGCGCCACCATCGGCCCCAATCCCGAGGTGGTGCTCCGGGTGGAATTCCCCGGTGGGGGCCCGCCGCCCGCCTCCGCGCTGTACTGGCGCGGCCGCTCCTACGACCGCTTCGACGGCACCCGCTGGTCGCGCACGCGCGGCCTGCGCCCGGCCGCGGCTCCGCGGGAGTGGTATCGCACGCGCTGGCCCGGTCCGGAGGTCGAGCAACGCATCTACGCCGCCCGCCTCGATTCGCGCGTCCTGCCGGCGCTGCACCCGGTGATGTCCGTCTATTCCACGTCCACCATCAACCCCCTGCTCGACACCGCGGGCGACCTTCTCTACTGGGGGGCCGGCGAGCCGGTCTACACGGCCCTCTCCCGCCTGGAGATCCCCGACGCGGATTCGCTGCGGGTGGCCGACGGACGCTTCGTTCCCGGTGGACGGGCCTTCCTGCAGCTGCCGCCGCTGGAGATCGACATCGTCCGCCTGGCGGACTCGCTAGGCTCCTCCGCGCCCACGCGCTACGACCGGGCCGTGGCGATCCGGGACTGGTTCCACCGCGAGTTCACCTACACGCGCGAGCTGCCGGCCACCGCCCAGCAGGCCACCCTGGAGTACTTCCTCTTCGAGCGACGCGCCGGCCACTGCGAGTACTTCAGCACGGGGATGGTCGTGCTCCTGCGCGCCCTCGGGATCGAGGCCCGGGAGGTCAACGGGTTCCTGGGCGGGGAGTGGAACGGCTTCGGTCGCTACCTGGCCGTCACGCAGAACGAGGCCCACTCGTGGGTGGAGGTGTGGTTCCCCGGGTTCGGGTGGGTGCCGTTCGACCCTACTCCCTCCTCCGTGGCGGGCTCGGCGGTGGGCGCGGGCGCGAACTGGCCCGGGCGGCTGCTCCTGGACGGGCTCCGGCATCGCTGGAACAAGTGGGTGCTCGACTACGGACCGGAGCGTCAGGGCGACCTGCTCGATCGCCTCCGGGGCGAGGAGCCCCCGGTCGAGCCCGGCACCCCCGCACCCCCACGCGGTCCGCAGCGGGCGCCTCTGATCCTGCTGGTCGCCACCGTGGCCGTGATCCTCACCTGGATGGTGCTGCAGCGCGGCGGGGGGCCGCGGCTCCGGCCCGAAAGCCGTACCTTCCTGCGCCTGCGCCGCGCGTATGCACGGTCCGGGGTGGAGGGCGCGGACACGCTGGGACCGCAGGCGCTGTCGTCGCGCCTGCAGGCGGAGGCCGCGCCGCACGCCGCGGAAGCCGGCGCACTCCTCGCGCTGTACCAGCGGGTCCGGTGGGGAAGCACGCCTGCACCCGAGGAGCGGGAGCGCTTCCGCATCGGCGTGGCGGCCCTCGTCCGACGGCTCCTGCGGGACCGGTGGCGGCGGCTCTTGCTGCGCCGATCCGGGTAG
- a CDS encoding acyl-CoA reductase, with protein MSEPFDAWSLPPDVSLPARRSEGTLGFLQVTAPWLNALLGRLEEARVERGVRPAAETAEVLGRVGQRFLDPADPLRAQALDALPGRSGLSVEMAAHVLDGMARDWTTDRLLLHLEAELGDPSVLERFVPDGPRQVRALPRSPALHVGSGSVPGVTTTSLIRGLLVGSALVVKPGAGDVVLPVLFHRALAELDPALAATCAVVYWPGGALDPWPTRPRTVVVYGDDRTIAAVRRSAPVHARLVEYPHRVSVAVLDAERADADPVAEALAAAVGTFERRGCVSAYQAWVEDPDGDRCARLGPRVAEALRTWGGRLPPPEDLGGAALRRQWISTLQMRSAAGEAVQVWDAGAAGCVVLGDVGALPDGRVVALRPVPDLETAFTEVDALRPHLQSVALEAGPEWRDAWAERAARAGALRVTTLADLPWPPAWWHHDGSGSLEPLLDLVDLEG; from the coding sequence GTGTCTGAGCCGTTCGACGCGTGGTCGCTACCGCCCGACGTCTCCCTGCCCGCCCGGCGCAGCGAGGGCACGCTCGGCTTCCTGCAGGTCACCGCGCCGTGGCTGAACGCGCTGCTCGGCCGTCTCGAGGAGGCGCGCGTCGAGCGTGGCGTCCGTCCCGCGGCCGAGACCGCCGAGGTCCTCGGTCGGGTGGGCCAGCGCTTCCTGGATCCGGCCGACCCGTTGCGCGCCCAGGCCCTGGACGCCCTCCCCGGGCGATCGGGCCTGTCCGTGGAGATGGCCGCACACGTGCTGGATGGCATGGCGCGCGACTGGACCACCGACCGGCTGTTGCTGCACCTCGAAGCCGAGCTGGGCGATCCCAGCGTGCTGGAGCGCTTCGTCCCGGACGGGCCCCGCCAGGTGCGGGCTCTGCCCCGCTCTCCGGCCCTGCACGTGGGGTCGGGCAGCGTGCCCGGCGTCACGACCACGTCGCTGATCCGGGGCCTCCTGGTCGGGAGCGCCCTGGTGGTCAAGCCGGGCGCGGGGGACGTGGTCCTTCCCGTCCTGTTCCACCGGGCGTTGGCCGAGCTCGATCCCGCCCTGGCCGCGACCTGCGCCGTGGTCTACTGGCCCGGGGGCGCGCTCGACCCGTGGCCCACCCGGCCGCGCACGGTGGTGGTCTACGGCGACGACCGGACCATCGCGGCCGTGCGCCGCAGCGCCCCCGTCCACGCCCGGCTGGTGGAGTATCCCCACCGCGTGAGCGTGGCCGTGCTGGACGCGGAGCGGGCGGATGCGGACCCGGTGGCCGAGGCGCTGGCTGCAGCGGTCGGCACGTTCGAGCGGCGCGGGTGCGTGTCCGCCTACCAGGCCTGGGTCGAGGACCCCGACGGCGATCGGTGCGCCCGACTGGGGCCCCGGGTGGCGGAGGCCTTGAGGACGTGGGGCGGCCGGCTCCCGCCTCCCGAGGACCTGGGCGGCGCGGCGCTGCGCCGCCAGTGGATCAGCACGCTCCAGATGCGCTCCGCCGCGGGCGAGGCCGTGCAGGTGTGGGATGCGGGCGCGGCGGGCTGCGTGGTCCTGGGCGACGTCGGAGCCCTCCCGGACGGCCGGGTCGTGGCCCTGCGACCGGTGCCGGACCTCGAGACCGCCTTCACGGAGGTGGACGCGCTCCGGCCCCACCTTCAGAGCGTCGCTCTGGAAGCGGGGCCGGAATGGCGGGATGCCTGGGCCGAGCGGGCCGCCCGCGCGGGAGCCCTGAGGGTCACCACGCTGGCCGATCTCCCGTGGCCCCCGGCATGGTGGCACCACGACGGGAGCGGATCGCTCGAACCGCTGTTGGACCTGGTGGATCTGGAAGGCTGA
- a CDS encoding long-chain fatty acid--CoA ligase produces the protein MSEALARELKALFARGADTPLPDGAFDALALRVFEHQHAHNAPYRAYALSQGRTPASVRHWTDVPLVPTTAFKALPLVCGAPAPAAVTFRTSGTTAGERRGTHVVQDVELYHASLRSAFRHWVLPDGARLPLLRLVPSSEELPDSSLSHMGATVEEALCAPGGARLVDAAGGLDGRAWEEALAHAVEAERPVLIFTTAFALAAALEHLDRRDVRVGLPAGSRLMETGGFKGRRAAVSRDALRAAVEDRLGIPATHIVAEYGMTELLSQFYDPVLRTGGAVRGVFQGPPWVRTRVLDPDTLREQPAGVTGVLAHHDLANLHSVSAVLTEDLGVARADGFELLGRATGAELRGCSLTFEEIERAQVHRV, from the coding sequence GTGAGCGAAGCGCTGGCCCGCGAGCTGAAGGCGCTCTTCGCCCGCGGTGCCGACACACCGCTCCCGGACGGAGCCTTCGACGCGCTGGCCCTGCGGGTGTTCGAGCACCAGCACGCGCACAACGCGCCGTACCGCGCGTACGCCCTCTCCCAGGGCCGCACACCCGCGTCCGTGCGACACTGGACGGACGTGCCCCTGGTGCCCACCACGGCCTTCAAGGCGCTGCCGCTCGTGTGCGGTGCTCCTGCGCCCGCGGCCGTCACCTTCCGCACCAGCGGGACCACGGCGGGAGAGCGCCGCGGCACCCACGTGGTCCAGGACGTGGAGCTGTACCACGCGTCGCTGCGGAGTGCGTTCCGGCACTGGGTGCTGCCGGACGGCGCCCGCCTGCCGCTGCTGCGGCTCGTGCCCTCGTCCGAGGAGCTGCCCGATTCGTCGCTGAGCCACATGGGCGCCACGGTGGAGGAAGCGCTGTGCGCCCCCGGCGGTGCGCGGCTGGTGGACGCGGCCGGGGGTCTCGACGGTCGAGCCTGGGAGGAGGCGCTGGCGCACGCCGTGGAGGCGGAACGTCCGGTGCTGATCTTCACCACCGCGTTCGCCCTGGCAGCCGCACTCGAGCACCTGGACCGGCGCGACGTGCGCGTAGGACTTCCGGCCGGGTCCCGGCTGATGGAGACGGGCGGCTTCAAGGGGCGCCGCGCCGCGGTGAGCCGGGACGCGCTGCGCGCCGCGGTGGAGGATCGGTTGGGCATCCCCGCGACCCACATCGTGGCCGAATACGGCATGACCGAGCTGCTGTCGCAGTTCTACGATCCCGTGCTGCGGACCGGAGGCGCGGTCCGCGGCGTGTTCCAGGGGCCGCCCTGGGTCCGCACCCGCGTGCTGGACCCGGACACGCTCCGGGAGCAGCCGGCGGGTGTGACGGGCGTGCTCGCCCATCATGATCTCGCCAACCTGCACTCCGTCTCCGCGGTGCTGACCGAGGACCTGGGCGTGGCCCGGGCGGACGGGTTCGAGCTGCTGGGGCGGGCCACCGGCGCCGAGCTGCGCGGGTGCTCGCTCACGTTCGAGGAGATCGAGCGGGCGCAGGTGCACCGTGTCTGA
- a CDS encoding AbrB/MazE/SpoVT family DNA-binding domain-containing protein produces the protein MAIYRTLYYGDVNIGVGGRITIPQEMRDDLRLEEGDVLTVRVEETPKGVRQMVLWRAEQQAEEE, from the coding sequence ATGGCGATCTATCGTACGCTCTACTACGGCGATGTGAACATCGGCGTGGGGGGTCGGATCACGATCCCGCAGGAGATGCGAGACGACCTCCGTCTGGAGGAGGGGGACGTGTTGACCGTCCGGGTCGAGGAGACCCCGAAGGGCGTCCGCCAGATGGTCTTGTGGCGGGCGGAGCAGCAGGCGGAAGAGGAGTAG
- a CDS encoding ATP-binding cassette domain-containing protein: MDLAIQLEGVWKQFGKHTAVADLSLAVPRGAVYGLLGPNGSGKTTSIRMIMGILLPDRGRVTLFGGDPDEPRRKRVGYLPEERGLYRKMKVEDVIVFLGEIRGVDAREARRRARTWIDRLELGAWAGKRVEDLSKGMQQKVQFIGTVVHEPELLILDEPFSGLDPINQDVLESIVLDYKQKGTTILFSTHLMEQAERMCDAVCLISHSQKVLDGDLRSIKRAESRGVIAVEYEGSDDWIERGSEVLSIERTRDDGVHLLLRDGADAQALLRRAVADHVVMHRFERVEPRLHEIFVKHAGRRGQEVVS; the protein is encoded by the coding sequence ATGGACCTGGCGATCCAGTTGGAGGGGGTGTGGAAGCAGTTCGGGAAGCACACGGCGGTGGCCGATCTGAGCCTGGCCGTGCCCCGGGGTGCGGTCTACGGCCTGCTCGGTCCCAACGGCTCCGGCAAGACCACCAGCATCCGGATGATCATGGGCATCCTGCTCCCCGACCGGGGCCGGGTGACCCTGTTCGGCGGCGACCCGGACGAGCCCCGCCGCAAGCGGGTGGGCTACCTCCCGGAGGAGCGGGGCCTCTACCGGAAGATGAAGGTGGAGGACGTCATCGTCTTCCTGGGCGAGATCCGGGGCGTGGACGCCCGGGAGGCCCGCCGGCGGGCGCGGACCTGGATCGACCGGCTCGAGCTCGGCGCCTGGGCCGGGAAGCGGGTGGAGGATCTCTCCAAGGGGATGCAGCAGAAGGTCCAGTTCATCGGCACCGTGGTGCACGAGCCCGAGCTGCTGATCCTGGACGAGCCCTTCAGCGGGCTGGATCCCATCAACCAGGACGTCCTGGAGAGCATCGTCCTCGACTACAAGCAGAAGGGGACCACCATCCTCTTCTCCACCCACTTGATGGAGCAGGCCGAGCGCATGTGCGACGCGGTGTGCCTGATCTCGCATTCGCAGAAGGTGCTCGACGGCGACCTGCGCTCGATCAAGCGGGCCGAGTCCCGTGGCGTCATCGCCGTCGAGTACGAAGGCTCCGACGACTGGATCGAGCGCGGCTCCGAGGTCCTCTCCATCGAGCGCACGCGCGATGACGGCGTGCACCTGCTTCTGCGCGATGGCGCCGATGCCCAGGCGCTGCTGCGGCGCGCCGTCGCCGACCACGTGGTGATGCACCGCTTCGAACGGGTGGAGCCGCGCCTGCACGAGATCTTCGTCAAGCACGCCGGCCGACGCGGCCAGGAGGTGGTCTCGTGA
- a CDS encoding ABC transporter permease: MNAVWSVLKREYLERVRKRSFLLATIGGPLLIIALIFGSGFMAARSSEGRTRIAVLDRTGVLMDPVTAALTDADYTVVPAEAGDTQGLDDMVRGGDIGSYLILDDATLTRGEATLVGEDSPGTVRRIALQSAITRAVIEQRFGADTDTEDVARLVRGGDLEFRSVDQELSENERELRTGFTLVGAFFLYFALLLYGVFVMQAVLEEKTSRMAEIVVSAVRPWQLMLGKIVGVGLVGLTQIAVWVLLVVLAGTFGLPMLVATRPELATFFEPGSLAPAALTVVWFTVFFVLGYLLYSGLYAAVGAMCSTEEETRQLQLPVTMMLVIPFVMMIPALEGAGDTPLLAGMSLFPLFTPLLMFARAASGTAPFWQIGLSIVLTVLAIVGVAWIAGRIYRVGILMQGKRPTLPELWRWVREA; the protein is encoded by the coding sequence GTGAACGCCGTCTGGAGCGTGCTCAAGCGCGAGTACCTGGAACGGGTGCGCAAGCGGTCCTTCCTGTTGGCCACCATCGGGGGCCCTCTGCTGATCATCGCGCTCATCTTCGGCAGCGGCTTCATGGCGGCGCGCAGCTCCGAAGGGCGCACCCGCATCGCGGTGCTGGACCGCACCGGCGTGTTGATGGACCCGGTCACCGCCGCGCTGACGGACGCCGACTACACCGTCGTCCCTGCCGAGGCGGGCGACACCCAGGGGCTGGACGACATGGTGCGGGGCGGTGACATCGGCTCGTACCTGATCCTGGACGACGCCACCCTGACGCGCGGTGAGGCCACGCTCGTCGGCGAGGACAGCCCGGGCACCGTGCGGCGCATCGCGCTGCAGTCGGCCATCACGCGTGCGGTGATCGAGCAGCGCTTCGGCGCCGACACCGACACCGAGGACGTTGCGCGGCTGGTGCGCGGCGGCGACCTGGAGTTCCGTTCCGTGGACCAGGAGCTGAGCGAGAACGAGCGCGAGCTGCGGACCGGCTTCACGCTGGTGGGCGCCTTCTTCCTCTACTTCGCGCTGCTCCTCTACGGCGTCTTCGTCATGCAGGCGGTGCTGGAGGAGAAGACCTCACGCATGGCGGAGATCGTCGTGAGCGCCGTGCGGCCCTGGCAGCTCATGCTGGGCAAGATCGTGGGGGTGGGCCTGGTGGGCCTCACGCAGATCGCGGTGTGGGTGCTGCTGGTGGTGCTGGCCGGCACGTTCGGCCTGCCGATGCTGGTCGCAACCCGGCCCGAGCTGGCGACCTTCTTCGAGCCGGGCAGCCTCGCTCCCGCGGCGCTGACCGTGGTGTGGTTCACCGTCTTCTTCGTGCTGGGCTACCTGCTCTACTCCGGTCTCTACGCCGCGGTGGGTGCCATGTGCAGCACCGAGGAGGAGACCCGCCAGCTGCAGCTCCCCGTCACCATGATGCTGGTCATCCCCTTCGTCATGATGATCCCCGCGCTGGAAGGGGCCGGGGACACGCCACTCCTGGCCGGGATGTCCCTCTTCCCGCTCTTCACGCCGCTGCTGATGTTCGCGCGCGCCGCGTCCGGGACCGCTCCGTTCTGGCAGATCGGGCTGTCCATCGTGCTGACGGTGCTGGCGATCGTGGGCGTGGCCTGGATCGCGGGCCGCATCTACCGCGTGGGGATCCTGATGCAGGGGAAGCGACCCACGTTGCCCGAGCTGTGGCGCTGGGTGCGGGAGGCGTAG